The window TAACGTCAGTTATACCACCTCAAAATTCACCATGAACAAAGAGACAACACAATAAATAAAGTTGAATTAGAATAATAACGTTCTGAACAAGCGTTTACTCAAACACGCTTCCAACAAGAATCAGCTGTTCAAAAAATCAAGTACAGAGTTGATCACGGAAGCATCACGCAATATCCGAAAATGCCCGGTTCCTGAAACCTCCAGAAATTCCGCCGCCGACCAATTAGCGTGTACGTTTCTTGACCGACTAATTGGAATTACTTTATCGTCCTTATCATGGATGATCATCGCTGATTCCACATTAATGGACTTCACAAAATCGCTGACATTCAAGTGTCCGACATCTCTGCCGGTAGCTGTTTCCAATTTTTTGATCAATAGAGCCTTTACCTTATTCGTGATCCCTATTGATGCAGCCACATCATCGATTCGTTCGGTAAACCGATCGGGTGTGGTGAGCATTAAATATTTATCAATTTGGATGTCCTGGTTGTCATAGAGCGCAAAACTTGTTGCTACGCCTCCAAAGGAATGACTGACCAACAATTTCACTTCAAATTTCTTAATCAGTAACCCCACCAGTTCGGTAAAGTCGAACATATTGGTCTTCCCGGAACTACTGTAGCCATGAGACGGCCCATCAAATGCATAGATCGTGTAATCTTCTTGCAGCAACTTTTCAATCAAATCCGCAAAATTGCCCGCCTGACCTTCCCACCCATGGATGAGTAGGATCTTCTTAGTCCCTTGCCCCCATTGGTACAACTTGATACTGAAATTCTTGAAAGGAAAATCCTCCTGAATGGCTTGACTGAGGATTTTGGTCTCGTGATCACGCAGCTTCTTGACCTGTGGATTGGTGAGCATCTTGTAGGCGAAGGAAACCACCATTCCCGGAGCAACGGTGGAGATGGTTTTGATGACAGACGGATGCATGTATTACCCTAACCTCCTAACGATCCAGATAACCAGGGCAATTAAAAACAACAAGATCGAAATCTTGTTGATGGTGTGCATGGCCCTAAGGTTGAAACTCTTTGGCCGTGAAGGATCAGGCTTTCTGAAATAATAGGTGATCACATCCATGAAACCGAAATAATATCCTGCTCCTTTTTTCTCTTCTTGTGGTGTTTCTTTGGCAGCCACTTCTTTGTTTTCCTCCATCTTATTTCTATTCACCAAGTTCTAATTCAAAATCTATTACGCTACAACCTCAGGCTCGGTCCAGGCCCCATCTTCCTTGATCACGTTGATCAGTTCATCCAGGGCATTTTCCGCAGGAACCGATCTTTTGACCACTTCCTGACCTTTGTACAATGTAATCTTTCCTTTTCCAGAACCTACATAACCGTAATCCGCATCAGCCATTTCCCCAGGGCCATTCACTATGCATCCCATGATCCCGATTTTCACCCCTTTAAGGTGATCGGTGCGTTTTCGGATCATTGCTGTGGTCTCTTGCAGGTCAAATAAAGTTCGTCCGCAAGAAGGACAACTGATGTATTCTGTTTTCGTGATCCGGGTCCTGGCAGCTTGTAAAATGCCGAAAGCCGTATCATTCAATAATTTGAGGTTTTCTAAACTCGGAGCAGCCTTTGCGCTTAGCATGATGCCATCTCCCATACCGTCAACCAATAACCCTCCTGCATCTGTAGAAGCCACCAACATCACACGATCCTCTTCATCCACTTCATACGTCCGTTTGATCACCACCGGCACCTGGATACCTCTCTCTTTCATTGTGACAAATCCTCTTCGCAAATCAGCCATGGCATGTACATTGGACGACTCAAGAATGATCACAAATTGGTTCTTGATCAACTCAACATCCAATTGATCCAATTCTTCCGGCTGACACAGTACGAAATTCAACTCAGGATGCAGCTTTGATTCCCCTCGTAGCTCATTATATCTGAACAATGGAAACGCATGCGCTAAATCTCCCTGTTGCCAGGCATCGGCATCCAGGATTTCCTTCAGTCCATTGGGCAGCATGAAAGGAACAGGCGTTTTTCCAGCGTAGATATAATCAGCTCCCAGGTCATTCATGCCCCATTTATCGGTTGCAGGTAAATAGAAATGACCTATTCCTTTGAGGTCTGCCATTTCTTTGATCTCGTACTGGCTAAAATCGGCAATGACACGAGGAACGTTCTCTTTGCCAAAATTCAAGACTTCTTCCGTCTTCCTCCTTGAATAAGCATAAGGATCTATCGGATATTCTTCAATAGGCTTAATCGTTGCATGATCTGCTCTGCCATTCAATTGATTGATCAACATCGCTGCAACCGGTGCTTCAGCTTCAGGCTCTTCCGTCAAAGAAACCCGAACTGTATCACCCAAACCGTCTTCCAGCAAGGTTCCAATGCCTACCGCCGACTTGATCCGTCCATCCTCAGCCTCTCCCGCTTCGGTTACACCCAAATGTAACGGATATGGCTGCAGTCCTTCTTCATCCATCTTCTGTACGAGCATGCGATAGGCTTGCACCATCACCTGTGGATTGCTGGACTTCATAGAGAGGACGATATCGTAATAGTTGAGGTCTTCGCAAATTCGCAGGAACTCCAAAGCAGATTCAACCATACCCATGGGGGTATCCCCATAACGACTCATGATCCGATCAGACAAAGACCCGTGATTCGTACCAATTCGCATCGCCGTACCATGATCTTTACAGATCTGAACCAACGGAGTGAATTTTTCCCGAATCCGCTCCAGTTCTGCTTCGTAACTGGCATCAGTATAATCGATCTCTTCAAACTTCTTTTTATCCGCGTAGTTTCCTGGATTGACGCGCACCTTTTCTACAATCCTGGCCGCCAATTCTGCTGCATTGGGTGTGAAGTGAATGTCAGCGACCAATGGTGTTTGATAACCTCTTTCCCTAAGGCCATTTTTGATGGGCTCAAGGTTCTGCGCTTCTTTGATGCTTGGCGCCGTGATCCGTACCAGTTCACAACCTGCCTCAATCATTCTTATTGACTGCTCGATCGAGCCTTGGGTATCCATCGTGTCCACAGTAGTCATGGATTGTACCCGTATGGGGTATGTTCCACCCAGGGGCATGTCTCCGATATTGACGACACGTGTTTCTCTTCTCGAATATTCCGTAAGGCTGTTACAATACAATTTCGTATTTGCCACAACCTGATCTATTGAAGCCATTTCAAGCAATTTGAAGGGTTAACACCCGGAAATTATAAATAGTTAAAGTAATAACGAATTCTCTCTAGAATCCCCATGCGCCCCCTTGTTAAGGGGGATCTTAGGTATTCATTCTTGTGCTGTGAATCCAACATCAAATATCCCCTAACTGAGGCCTTATCAGGAGGTCTTCCACCACACTACCCGGACTCAATTCAGCGGTTGTTACTACCAGCTTAGCGATATCCTGTGCTTTGATGAAACGCTCATCTGGAATGTCCATTCCATCCCAGCTAGGTGTGAGTGTGGCTCCGGGTAAAACTGAAGTCACGCGCACATCCGACTCCTTCAGTTCTTCACGGAGTACTTTAGATAATCCATAAAGGGCAAACTTGGAAATACAGTAAGATCCACCCATCGTATAAGCCATCAAACTTGCCGTAGAGCAAATATTGAAGATATGACCAGCGCCATTTGTCTTCATAGACGGAGCAATCCCGCGTGTGATGTGATAAGCGGAATATAGGTTGGTATCGATCATGAATTCCAGGCTACCCTCCTCTTCACTGAGTACTTCTCCTGGACGGAAAGTTCCTGTATTATTCACCAGCACCGATACCGGTTTGCCAATCATTTTGACGAAATCAAGAAATGCATCAATATCCTCTCTCACCGACAAGTCGGCTTTACAGGTATGGATCTTAGCTTCTTTGGACTTAAGATCCTCCTTAAGCTGCTCCAGATCCTCTTCATTTCTTGCGCAGGTGGCCACGGCATATCCAGCCGAAGTAAATGCCTCAACAATGGCCCGGCCGATGCCTTTTGTGCCGCCGGTAACAACAACAAGCTTGTGCTCCATTCGTTTTTTAGTAAAATTCGACGTAAAGTTAAGCTGGATTTTAGCCAAGAGGTTATTCAAAATAGTTTAGTTTGGCATTTATAAGATTGGATCAACGAAAACATATCGATTTGAGCGTGAATCGTCCTTATTTATTGCGCAAAAACAACACTGATTTATGAAGAGCCTTGGCCTTTATGTGATCTTCATTGGCAATCTCTTTAAGCGAATGGAGTCCTTTCGGACATACGCATCCCTGACCCTCAACGAGTGTATTAAAGTGGGTTACAACTCCGTATTCATTGTAACCGTGATTTCTTTGTTCATGGGTGCGGTGACAACCATTCAGGTGGCCTATAATTTGGTCAGCCCTTTTATTCCAGACTTAATTATTGCAAATGTCGCCAGAGATATGACCCTGCTGGAACTATCTCCTACCATCATTGGGTTGGTTTTTGCAGGGAAGATCGGCTCCAATATTGCGAGTGAACTGGGGACCATGAGGATCACCGAACAGGTAGATGCGCTTGAAGTAATGGGCATCAACGCTACTTCTTATCTCGTACTTCCCAAAATTGTGGCCTCATTGATCATGTTCCCCATGCTGGTGATCATTTCTATGTTTCTGACACTGATCGGAGGCTATTTTGCGGGTACGATGGTCGGTGTGATCAGTGGCACAGATTTCATCTCTGGCATTCGATTGAATTTTGTTCCGTTCGCGATCTACTTCGCCATCATCAAAGCGATTGCCTTTTCATTTGTGGTTGCTTCCTTGTCTGCTTTCAAAGGCTTCTACATCAAAGGTGGAGCACTGGAAGTTGGTGTGGCGTCTACTACAGCCGTCAATAATAGCTGTATTGGTATTCTCGCTGCAGATTATGTACTAGCCAATTTACTGGCCCAATACTTAGGCGCATGATAGAAGTTAGGAACATTAAGAAAAGTTTTGGCGGCAAATCAGTGCTAAACGGGATTGATGGCGTATTCGAAAAAGGGAAAGCCAATCTAATCATTGGCGCCAGTGGCACGGGAAAAAGTGTCCTGCTCAAAAACATGGTTGGATTGATCCAACCAGATCAAGGGGAAGTACTCTACAATGACCGGGATTTCACCAATGGTGATAAAAACATACAAACCGATATTCGAAGAGAAATTGGCATGCTGTTTCAGGGCGGTGCGCTCTTCGATAGCATGAACGTGGAACAGAACATCATGTTTCCACTCAATGTACTAACCGACATGGGACCATCTGAGAAACTGGACCGGGTCAATTTCTGTCTGGAGCGGGTGGACATGAAAGGGGTCAATAAGAAAATGCCTTCTGAGATCAGCGGGGGCATGAAAAAGCGGGTAGGCATTGCCAGGGCGATCGTTACCCAACCTAATTACCTCTACTGTGATGAGCCCAACTCGGGACTGGATCCTCAGACTTCCATTCGCATCGACAATTTGATCAAAGATTTGACGGACGAATACAACATGACCACTGTGGTCGTTACTCATGATATGAATTCTGTAATCGAGATTGGCGATAAGATCATGTTCCTATTCAAGGGAGACAAGCTGTGGGAAGGATCCAGTGAGGACATCATGCATACGGACGTACCGGAACTCAATGATTTCGTATTCGCCACTCGTCTTATGAAAAAGATCAAAGCGGAATAACGTTACTTGCTCATGGACTCTCCTTCAAAAGGACAAAAACGACTGCAGTTTCTTTATAAATACCTTTTCGAATTTGCAGTGGTATTTTCGGGTGTTTTCCTGGCCTTCTGGCTGACAGAGCGAAATGACCAACATAAAGCAGCCCAAAAACAAAAGGATATTTATCAGGCCATTTATGAAGATCTGCAGAGTTTTCATGAATCTGGGAAAAGGTCGAATCCCGATGGATTTATTCTGCTATTCGAAAAATGGGACAGACAATTTGATAGTTTGGTACTGATCAAAAAGATCCCTCAAAGGATGAGCATCAGAGGAGATTATTGGCAATTGCCCATTGTACAATCCATGATGCAAAGTAGCATTCTTAATGAAATTAATATCGCCACCTTCAAAAAGGTCGCGAAAATATATACCGTGCATCAAAACTTCCTGCGAACGATACAGGAATTCAATCAATACTATGATCAATATGTCACCGCGGAATATGATCAGGGTATTGAGCATTTTTATGTGCCGGGTTCTCAGCAATTAAAACCAAAATATTCTTATCTAAACCGGGCAAATTCAGATATCGCCAGATTCGCTGAGGTACTGGTAAAAATCACCGGTGAACTTGCCGCAGACATAAAAACACAACATCTTGAGTGATTTTGTGATTATCTTTTTATTACGGATTTTGAATTTAGCAACATGTATATGGACTTCTCGCAACGTATGAAACAACTCTCCATTGTTTGCCTTGTACTATTGACGTTCTTCGCTTCTGCTCAGGATTTATCGGCCCCTATCCCGATGGATGAAGCAGTGAAGAGCGGAAAATTGGACAATGGGCTAACTTATTATCTAAGAAAGAATAGTTATCCTGAAAACCGTGCGCAACTTCGTCTGGTGGTCAATGCTGGATCCATGCAGGAAGATAAATCTCAATTGGGACTCGCCCACTTCATTGAACATATGGCTTTCAATGGCAGTACGAACTTTGAAAAGAACGACCTGGTGGACTTCCTGCAGTCAATCGGAGTGGAATTCGGTGCAGATTTGAATGCTTACACCAGTTTTGATGAAACGGTTTACATCCTGCCCTTACCTACCGATGATGAAGAAGTCTTAATGAAAGGACTGACTGTGCTGGAAGACTGGGCCGGAGGAATCGCTTTCTCGGACGAGGAAATTGATAAAGAACGTGGAGTCATCATCGAAGAGTGGCGCATTGGCCAAGGTGCACAACAGCGCATGCGAGATCAGTACTTC of the Cytophagales bacterium genome contains:
- a CDS encoding alpha/beta hydrolase; this translates as MHPSVIKTISTVAPGMVVSFAYKMLTNPQVKKLRDHETKILSQAIQEDFPFKNFSIKLYQWGQGTKKILLIHGWEGQAGNFADLIEKLLQEDYTIYAFDGPSHGYSSSGKTNMFDFTELVGLLIKKFEVKLLVSHSFGGVATSFALYDNQDIQIDKYLMLTTPDRFTERIDDVAASIGITNKVKALLIKKLETATGRDVGHLNVSDFVKSINVESAMIIHDKDDKVIPISRSRNVHANWSAAEFLEVSGTGHFRILRDASVINSVLDFLNS
- a CDS encoding DUF6728 family protein, with the translated sequence MDVITYYFRKPDPSRPKSFNLRAMHTINKISILLFLIALVIWIVRRLG
- the ispG gene encoding (E)-4-hydroxy-3-methylbut-2-enyl-diphosphate synthase, with product MASIDQVVANTKLYCNSLTEYSRRETRVVNIGDMPLGGTYPIRVQSMTTVDTMDTQGSIEQSIRMIEAGCELVRITAPSIKEAQNLEPIKNGLRERGYQTPLVADIHFTPNAAELAARIVEKVRVNPGNYADKKKFEEIDYTDASYEAELERIREKFTPLVQICKDHGTAMRIGTNHGSLSDRIMSRYGDTPMGMVESALEFLRICEDLNYYDIVLSMKSSNPQVMVQAYRMLVQKMDEEGLQPYPLHLGVTEAGEAEDGRIKSAVGIGTLLEDGLGDTVRVSLTEEPEAEAPVAAMLINQLNGRADHATIKPIEEYPIDPYAYSRRKTEEVLNFGKENVPRVIADFSQYEIKEMADLKGIGHFYLPATDKWGMNDLGADYIYAGKTPVPFMLPNGLKEILDADAWQQGDLAHAFPLFRYNELRGESKLHPELNFVLCQPEELDQLDVELIKNQFVIILESSNVHAMADLRRGFVTMKERGIQVPVVIKRTYEVDEEDRVMLVASTDAGGLLVDGMGDGIMLSAKAAPSLENLKLLNDTAFGILQAARTRITKTEYISCPSCGRTLFDLQETTAMIRKRTDHLKGVKIGIMGCIVNGPGEMADADYGYVGSGKGKITLYKGQEVVKRSVPAENALDELINVIKEDGAWTEPEVVA
- a CDS encoding SDR family oxidoreductase, which produces MEHKLVVVTGGTKGIGRAIVEAFTSAGYAVATCARNEEDLEQLKEDLKSKEAKIHTCKADLSVREDIDAFLDFVKMIGKPVSVLVNNTGTFRPGEVLSEEEGSLEFMIDTNLYSAYHITRGIAPSMKTNGAGHIFNICSTASLMAYTMGGSYCISKFALYGLSKVLREELKESDVRVTSVLPGATLTPSWDGMDIPDERFIKAQDIAKLVVTTAELSPGSVVEDLLIRPQLGDI
- a CDS encoding ABC transporter permease, producing MKSLGLYVIFIGNLFKRMESFRTYASLTLNECIKVGYNSVFIVTVISLFMGAVTTIQVAYNLVSPFIPDLIIANVARDMTLLELSPTIIGLVFAGKIGSNIASELGTMRITEQVDALEVMGINATSYLVLPKIVASLIMFPMLVIISMFLTLIGGYFAGTMVGVISGTDFISGIRLNFVPFAIYFAIIKAIAFSFVVASLSAFKGFYIKGGALEVGVASTTAVNNSCIGILAADYVLANLLAQYLGA
- a CDS encoding ATP-binding cassette domain-containing protein — encoded protein: MIEVRNIKKSFGGKSVLNGIDGVFEKGKANLIIGASGTGKSVLLKNMVGLIQPDQGEVLYNDRDFTNGDKNIQTDIRREIGMLFQGGALFDSMNVEQNIMFPLNVLTDMGPSEKLDRVNFCLERVDMKGVNKKMPSEISGGMKKRVGIARAIVTQPNYLYCDEPNSGLDPQTSIRIDNLIKDLTDEYNMTTVVVTHDMNSVIEIGDKIMFLFKGDKLWEGSSEDIMHTDVPELNDFVFATRLMKKIKAE